Proteins from one Emys orbicularis isolate rEmyOrb1 chromosome 2, rEmyOrb1.hap1, whole genome shotgun sequence genomic window:
- the NEFL gene encoding neurofilament light polypeptide, whose translation MSSFGYDPFFPAYKRRYAESPRLHIGTVRSSSGSSGGGGYGLSRSTYSSLSAPVSSVSVRRSYAASSASGCLLPSVESFDLSQVAAMSSDLKSIRSQEKAQLQDLNDRFASFIERVHELEQQNKVLEAELLVLRQKHAEPSRFRALYEQEIRELRLAAEEASGEKQALQGERESLEETLRGLQARYEEEILSREDAEGRLLEMRKGADESALARAELEKRIDSLLDELAFLKKVHEEELAELQAQIQYAHLSVEMEVSAKPDLSAALRDIRAQYEKLAARNMQNAEEWFRSRFTVLTESAAKNTDAVRAAKDEISESRRLLKAKTLEIEATRGMNEAMERQLQELEEKQNADIAAMQDTINKLENELRTTKSEMARYLKEYQDLLNVKMALDIEIAAYRKLLEGEETRLSFTGVGSITSGYTQSAPVFGRSAYSGLQSSSYLMSARSFPAYYSSHVQEEQIEVEETIAAAKMEVAKAAPPSEEGEEEEKEEAEEEEGGEEAEEEEEGAKEESEEAKEGEEEEGGEEEEGEEGEESQEAAEEAEDGEKKEEAAGEEEKKEKKKD comes from the exons ATGAGCTCCTTTGGCTACGACCCCTTCTTCCCCGCCTACAAGCGGCGCTACGCCGAGAGTCCCCGGCTGCACATCGGCACGgtgcgcagcagcagcggcagcagcggcggcggcggctatGGCTTGTCCCGCTCCACGTATTCCAGCCTCTCGGCGCCGGTCTCCTCCGTGTCGGTGCGCCGGAGCTACGCCGCCTCGTCGGCCTCGGGCTGCCTGCTGCCCTCGGTGGAGAGCTTCGACCTGAGCCAGGTGGCGGCCATGAGCAGCGACCTCAAGTCCATCCGCAGCCAGGAGAAGGCGCAGCTGCAGGACCTCAACGACCGCTTCGCCAGCTTCATCGAGCGGGTGCACGAGCTGGAGCAGCAGAACAAGGTGCTGgaggccgagctgctggtgctgcggcAGAAGCACGCCGAGCCCTCCCGCTTCCGCGCCCTCTACGAGCAGGAGATCCGCGAGCTGCGCCTGGCGGCCGAGGAGGCCAGCGGCGAGAAGCAGGCGCTGCAGGGCGAGCGGGAGAGCCTGGAGGAGACGCTGCGCGGGCTGCAGGCGCGCTATGAGGAGGAGATCCTGAGCCGGGAGGACGCCGAGGGCCGGCTGCTGGAGATGCGCAAAGGGGCGGACGAGTCGGCGCTGGCCCGGGCCGAGCTGGAGAAGCGCATCGACAGCCTGCTGGACGAGCTGGCCTTCCTCAAGAAGGTGCACGAGGAGGAGCTGGCCGAGCTGCAGGCGCAGATCCAGTACGCGCACCTCTCGGTGGAGATGGAAGTGTCGGCCAAGCCGGACCTCTCGGCGGCGCTGCGCGACATCCGGGCGCAGTACGAGAAGCTGGCGGCGCGCAACATGCAGAACGCCGAGGAGTGGTTCCGCAGCCGCTTCACCGTGCTCACCGAGAGCGCCGCCAAGAACACCGACGCCGTGCGCGCCGCCAAGGACGAGATCTCCGAGAGCCGCCGGCTGCTCAAGGCCAAGACGCTGGAGATCGAGGCCACCCGCGGCATGAACGAGGCGATGGAGAGGCAActgcaggagctggaggagaagcaGAACGCCGACATCGCCGCCATGCAG GACACAATTAATAAATTAGAAAATGAACTGAGAACCACAAAGAGTGAGATGGCCCGTTATTTGAAAGAATATCAAGATCTTCTCAATGTGAAAATGGCTCTGGATATTGAAATTGCAGCATACAG AAAATTGCTGGAAGGTGAGGAGACACGGCTTAGTTTCACTGGTGTTGGAAGCATAACCAGTGGCTACACTCAGAGTGCCCCAGTCTTTGGCAGGTCTGCCTACAGCGGTTTACAGAGCAGCTCCTATTTGATGTCAGCCCGTTCCTTCCCTGCTTACTACTCCAGTCACGTTCAGGAAGAACAGATAGAAGTAGAGGAGACTATTGCGGCAGCAAAAATGGAAGTGGCCAAAGCAGCACCCCCTTCAGAagaaggtgaggaggaggagaaggaggaggctgaggaagaggagggaggagaagaagctgaagaagaggaagaag GTGCCAAGGAGGAATCTGAGGAAGCCAAagagggtgaggaggaggaaggaggagaagaggaagaagGAGAAGAAGGAGAGGAATCCCAAGAGGCTGCTGAGGAAGCTGAAGATGGGGAGAagaaggaagaggcagcaggagaggaagagaaaaaagagaagaagaaggATTGA